One region of Epilithonimonas zeae genomic DNA includes:
- a CDS encoding restriction endonuclease subunit S has translation MREGWIDYKLGEVVEIKYGKDHKKLRDGNYPLYGSGGVMRYVDSYLYDKESVLIPRKGTLSNLFYLNEPFSTVDTMFWTKIDKSITEPRFLYYLLKTYDLASLDEGAAIPSLTTKALNVVNISLPQLETQRKIASILSGYDDLIENNLKRIKILEEMTQQTYEEWFVRMRFPGYETAVFGDNGLPEGWEKVKLGDEFIIKNGKSFKGLNTGNPYENKIYGSNGIIGYSNLSNTTNSVIIGRVGAYCGSINYCSEDYWATDNTIFVEEKFNNISIELAYFILKQLNLRTYAGGAAQPLLTQNTINQLEIIKPSKELIIKFSEKCKNINKQIINLTNQNQRLREARDILLPRLMMGIIDVESLETKQNEAKIIPLAQPKKETSKEFKEAVLIACLVERFGSEKYPLGRKRYTKLSYLFHRYSDNKIQDYLRKAAGPYNPKTKYGGPEKIALQNKYIQNWKGDKGTTGFVTAEKIEDAKKYFSNYWQVADLDWLTTEFKFKSNDELELLATVDNSLVELSKKNLEFTTVNVLDIIESEKEWEAKLERTIFSNANVEGAIGFLRGVLEYNS, from the coding sequence ATGAGAGAAGGTTGGATAGATTATAAACTAGGAGAAGTTGTTGAAATTAAATATGGGAAAGATCATAAGAAATTAAGGGATGGAAATTATCCTCTATATGGATCTGGTGGTGTTATGAGATATGTTGATTCTTATCTTTATGATAAAGAATCCGTATTAATACCGAGAAAAGGGACATTAAGCAATTTGTTTTATTTAAATGAACCTTTTTCTACTGTCGATACAATGTTCTGGACGAAGATTGATAAATCTATAACTGAGCCACGATTTCTATATTATTTACTAAAAACTTACGATTTAGCATCTCTTGATGAAGGAGCTGCTATTCCCAGCTTGACAACAAAAGCACTCAACGTTGTTAATATTTCACTTCCACAACTCGAAACCCAGCGCAAAATCGCCAGCATTTTATCAGGTTATGATGATTTGATAGAGAACAACTTAAAGCGTATAAAAATTTTGGAAGAAATGACACAACAAACCTATGAAGAATGGTTTGTGCGAATGCGTTTTCCGGGTTATGAAACTGCGGTTTTTGGTGATAATGGTTTGCCGGAGGGTTGGGAGAAAGTGAAGTTGGGGGATGAATTCATTATTAAAAATGGTAAATCATTTAAAGGATTAAACACTGGTAATCCTTACGAAAATAAAATTTATGGTTCTAATGGAATTATTGGGTATTCAAATTTATCTAATACAACAAACAGTGTAATCATAGGAAGAGTTGGAGCTTATTGTGGATCAATTAACTATTGCTCAGAAGATTATTGGGCAACAGATAATACAATATTTGTTGAAGAAAAGTTTAATAACATTTCAATTGAACTAGCATATTTTATATTAAAGCAATTGAATTTAAGAACATATGCAGGAGGTGCAGCGCAACCACTTTTAACCCAGAATACTATAAATCAATTAGAGATAATTAAGCCGAGTAAAGAGTTAATTATTAAGTTTTCTGAAAAGTGCAAAAATATAAACAAGCAAATAATAAATCTAACAAACCAAAACCAACGTTTACGCGAGGCGAGAGATATTTTGTTGCCAAGATTAATGATGGGAATAATTGACGTTGAAAGTTTAGAAACAAAACAAAACGAAGCTAAAATAATTCCATTAGCACAGCCTAAAAAAGAAACCTCCAAAGAATTTAAAGAAGCTGTTTTGATTGCTTGTTTAGTGGAAAGATTTGGAAGTGAAAAATATCCTTTGGGTAGAAAAAGATATACTAAACTTTCTTATTTATTTCACAGATATTCAGATAATAAAATTCAGGATTATCTAAGAAAAGCCGCAGGGCCATATAATCCAAAAACAAAATATGGTGGTCCTGAAAAAATTGCTTTACAAAATAAATATATTCAAAATTGGAAAGGGGATAAAGGAACAACTGGTTTCGTAACTGCCGAAAAAATAGAAGATGCTAAAAAGTACTTTTCTAATTATTGGCAAGTCGCAGATTTGGACTGGTTAACAACAGAGTTTAAGTTCAAATCTAATGATGAATTGGAACTTTTAGCAACAGTTGATAATAGTTTGGTGGAACTTTCTAAGAAGAATCTTGAGTTTACCACAGTTAATGTTTTGGACATTATAGAATCTGAAAAGGAATGGGAAGCTAAGTTGGAACGAACGATTTTTAGTAATGCGAATGTGGAGGGGGCGATTGGGTTTTTGAGGGGAGTTTTGGAGTATAATAGTTAG
- a CDS encoding RNA polymerase sigma factor: MKRTNSLPRKLTDFQLYELLKKGNPASLEHIHLRYKRLLFWIGKQMLDDDFVVETLVQDTFLKLWLHRDSIETPNHILGFLRFVLKRDCISYFTAPKNKFARLTASLESFENYQDYLIGYDPLQDKENLIQQESDQKDFDEVNKVLKVINPKRKHLIELCLQYGFRYKPIAEAMGSSVKDISNEVAGAINDLKKILKTNSNGKLAIESQKDKVHQDELSSQQIEIIKRRFEQKSSFAVIARELKLSEKEVHQEFLCAYQYLQNRKNSEIPI, encoded by the coding sequence ATGAAAAGAACAAACTCACTACCCCGAAAGCTAACTGATTTTCAGTTATATGAACTGCTGAAAAAAGGTAATCCTGCCTCATTAGAACATATTCATCTACGGTACAAAAGACTTCTTTTCTGGATCGGAAAACAAATGCTTGACGATGATTTTGTTGTGGAAACACTTGTGCAAGATACATTTCTTAAATTATGGTTACACCGTGATTCCATAGAAACGCCAAATCATATTCTTGGCTTTTTGCGGTTTGTTTTAAAAAGAGACTGTATATCTTATTTTACTGCTCCGAAAAATAAATTCGCTCGCTTAACAGCTTCCCTTGAAAGTTTTGAGAATTATCAGGATTATCTTATCGGATATGATCCTCTGCAAGACAAAGAAAATCTTATTCAGCAGGAGTCCGATCAAAAAGATTTTGATGAAGTCAATAAAGTATTAAAGGTGATAAACCCAAAAAGAAAGCACCTGATCGAGCTTTGCCTTCAATATGGCTTTAGATACAAACCTATTGCAGAAGCAATGGGTAGTAGTGTTAAAGATATAAGCAATGAAGTAGCTGGGGCAATAAACGATCTAAAGAAAATCTTAAAGACAAATTCTAATGGAAAGCTAGCGATTGAATCTCAGAAAGACAAGGTTCACCAAGATGAACTTAGCAGTCAACAAATTGAAATCATAAAAAGAAGATTTGAACAGAAATCTTCATTTGCAGTGATCGCACGAGAACTCAAACTTTCTGAAAAAGAAGTGCATCAAGAGTTTCTTTGTGCCTATCAATATTTACAGAATCGGAAAAACTCTGAAATACCTATTTGA
- a CDS encoding helix-turn-helix transcriptional regulator — MENNEIIIHKLNRIEKHIFGLKAILNVEELSDYTGFKKSYIYKLVHTNSIPFSKPSGKILFFERKKIDEWLLKNSHKSNDEIQQEAIEFSLRKK, encoded by the coding sequence ATGGAAAATAACGAAATCATCATTCATAAGCTCAACCGAATTGAAAAGCATATTTTCGGGCTCAAGGCAATTCTTAATGTAGAAGAGCTTTCAGATTACACAGGGTTCAAGAAATCCTATATCTACAAATTGGTTCATACCAACTCTATCCCATTCTCAAAACCTTCCGGAAAAATTCTATTCTTTGAACGAAAAAAAATTGACGAATGGTTGCTCAAAAACAGCCATAAATCAAACGATGAGATCCAACAAGAAGCAATAGAATTTTCTTTACGCAAAAAATAA
- a CDS encoding DUF6602 domain-containing protein: MSLIDYHRTTSSELLALTNKVRSLITHWGEDGRYKEAVLKNVIGRFLPEKYLIGTGFVIKQTENRGEHLSSRQIDLIIYDDASPVLFKEGDFVILTPDAVRGIIEVKANLQNQGVTGVLHQANENGQFILSGKEDKTQNFFNGVFSYEGFGNNFAMQTFVDNYLQSNLDFSTDIDYLKFKVNHVSLNKDWFIKVWNDDTNPHSIYNIEDLSFSFFISNLIDTLANKSIQKNNFIWYATDKELNLKRQF; the protein is encoded by the coding sequence ATGAGCCTAATAGACTATCATCGAACAACATCAAGTGAACTTTTAGCCTTGACAAATAAAGTCAGAAGCCTGATAACACATTGGGGTGAAGACGGGCGTTACAAGGAAGCGGTTTTGAAAAATGTTATAGGACGTTTCCTGCCTGAAAAATACTTAATTGGGACTGGTTTTGTGATTAAACAAACTGAAAATCGTGGCGAACATTTATCATCAAGACAGATTGACTTAATAATTTATGATGATGCAAGTCCTGTACTATTTAAAGAGGGTGATTTTGTAATCTTAACACCAGATGCAGTTAGAGGAATTATTGAAGTAAAAGCAAATTTACAAAACCAAGGAGTAACCGGTGTTTTACATCAAGCAAATGAAAATGGGCAATTTATTTTATCAGGTAAAGAAGATAAAACGCAAAATTTTTTCAACGGCGTATTTTCATACGAAGGTTTCGGAAATAATTTCGCTATGCAAACTTTCGTAGACAATTATTTACAAAGCAACCTAGACTTTTCAACTGATATTGATTACTTGAAGTTTAAAGTAAATCACGTTTCCTTAAATAAAGATTGGTTTATAAAGGTATGGAATGATGATACAAATCCTCATTCAATTTATAATATTGAAGACCTTTCCTTTTCATTCTTTATTTCAAACCTTATTGACACTTTGGCGAACAAATCAATTCAGAAAAACAATTTTATTTGGTATGCAACTGACAAAGAACTAAATCTCAAAAGACAATTTTGA
- a CDS encoding helix-turn-helix domain-containing protein, producing MNESLEEIERYVIKRVKEIRESKSVTQEELSLSIGKNIGFISQIEAPSKKAKYNLIHLNLIAIALGCSIKDFLPDEPIRDKKYDIKEIKSKKS from the coding sequence ATGAATGAATCATTAGAAGAAATAGAAAGATATGTTATAAAACGTGTTAAAGAAATACGAGAATCAAAGAGTGTCACTCAAGAGGAACTCTCACTTTCTATTGGGAAGAATATTGGATTTATTTCACAGATAGAAGCTCCATCTAAAAAAGCAAAATATAATTTGATCCATCTAAATCTAATTGCAATAGCATTAGGATGCTCCATTAAGGATTTTCTTCCTGATGAACCTATTCGAGATAAGAAATACGATATTAAAGAAATTAAAAGTAAAAAATCCTGA
- a CDS encoding type I restriction-modification system subunit M, producing MTAAEYKDPLLGLILLRFAENKYLEAKDKLQEILPVNPRTGKRRDVKKDDYVALGAMFLPEKAQYTHLANLPESEDLAEAVNSAMKLIETEYEELAGILPKNYQELTPEDDSDNNLLANLIRIFNSDSVQKAKGDVFGRVYEYFLMKLSMMGAGAQEGGEFFTPPSLVQLIVNFIQPDHGIIHDPACGSGGMFVQTAHFIKNHQNKKVNEAIQVFGTEYKSNTTRLAKMNLAIHGINGSIANNNSFYSDPHELYGKCDFLMANPPFNVDKVDAKNKFLAEDKRLPFGAPLTGKGTIGNANYLWIQYFMSYLNPTGRAGFVMASSATDAGNAEKRIREELVKTGNVDCIVSIGNNFFYTRSLPCHLWFFDKGKRKENKDKILMIDARNVYRKVSTTINDFSPEQLEGLTAMIALYRGETPEVAIDNSWFNEHFPDGTYRDVEGLCKMVDLEEVAEQDYSLTPGRYVGVNIDIDMDFDYKTRMQELHGELAELNMEANQLMNQIQAIKL from the coding sequence TTGACTGCGGCTGAATATAAAGATCCTTTATTAGGATTAATTTTATTGCGTTTTGCTGAAAATAAGTATTTAGAAGCAAAAGATAAATTACAAGAAATACTACCTGTAAATCCTCGTACTGGAAAACGTCGTGATGTTAAGAAAGATGATTATGTTGCTCTTGGAGCAATGTTCTTACCAGAAAAAGCACAGTATACTCATCTTGCCAATTTGCCGGAAAGCGAAGATTTGGCCGAAGCTGTAAATTCTGCAATGAAGCTTATTGAAACTGAATATGAAGAACTGGCAGGTATTCTTCCTAAAAATTATCAGGAACTGACGCCTGAAGATGATTCTGATAATAATTTACTGGCAAACCTGATCCGTATTTTTAACAGTGACTCAGTACAAAAGGCTAAAGGTGATGTCTTTGGAAGAGTGTATGAATATTTCCTGATGAAGCTTTCAATGATGGGCGCCGGTGCTCAAGAAGGAGGGGAATTCTTTACGCCCCCATCATTAGTACAATTGATTGTTAATTTTATTCAGCCGGATCACGGGATTATCCATGATCCTGCGTGTGGTTCGGGAGGTATGTTTGTACAAACTGCACACTTTATCAAAAATCATCAGAACAAAAAAGTAAACGAAGCTATTCAAGTTTTCGGTACCGAATATAAAAGCAATACCACACGTTTGGCCAAAATGAACTTAGCCATCCATGGAATAAACGGGAGTATAGCTAATAATAATTCTTTTTACAGCGATCCACACGAACTCTATGGAAAATGTGATTTCCTGATGGCAAATCCGCCTTTTAATGTGGATAAAGTAGATGCTAAGAATAAATTTTTAGCAGAAGATAAACGTTTACCATTTGGGGCACCGTTAACAGGTAAGGGAACGATTGGAAATGCCAATTATCTTTGGATACAGTATTTTATGTCATATCTGAACCCAACTGGAAGGGCTGGTTTTGTAATGGCGTCTTCAGCAACTGATGCTGGAAATGCTGAAAAACGAATCCGTGAAGAATTGGTAAAAACAGGAAATGTAGACTGTATCGTTTCTATCGGAAACAACTTTTTCTATACCCGTTCGCTGCCTTGCCATTTATGGTTTTTTGATAAAGGAAAGCGAAAAGAGAACAAAGATAAAATACTGATGATAGATGCCCGTAATGTTTATCGAAAGGTAAGCACAACGATTAATGATTTTTCTCCTGAGCAATTGGAAGGATTAACGGCCATGATAGCATTATACCGAGGTGAAACTCCTGAAGTAGCAATAGACAATTCTTGGTTTAACGAGCATTTCCCTGATGGGACTTATCGTGATGTAGAAGGTTTATGCAAAATGGTGGATTTGGAAGAAGTGGCGGAACAGGATTACAGCTTGACACCGGGACGATATGTTGGTGTAAACATCGACATTGATATGGATTTTGATTACAAAACCCGAATGCAGGAATTGCATGGCGAATTAGCTGAGCTGAATATGGAAGCCAACCAATTGATGAATCAAATTCAAGCTATTAAATTATGA
- a CDS encoding AAA family ATPase produces the protein MINSIILKGVATYDSTDGILINNLKRVNFLYGTNGCGKTTLSNFLQETANPIFANCKVSWVDEQPIKTLVYNKSFREHNFGKGNISGVFTLGQATTDEIKLIEEKKEELRKIKDEGGKLKDTLNSQIEKKKNLEKEFTDECWKKIYKKYDKEFKDAFVGSMKSGELFKNRLLKEFSTNTANLENLEFLKEKAKTIFGEVPQKIKLINDIMYRNIISIEKDSIWNKIIVGKADVDLARLIQKLNINDWVNEGRKYIQENETCPFCQQKTITKDFKKQLENFFDEVYINDLKKLKDLKQEYNSANENILNELNAIEIDHKILKDSKLDINKFSAYLKTLISQNTTNNELLNSKIKEPSRKIELISLEEQFDLIKNLIDKANDDIKKHNELVENFISEKDKLTQEIWKFLVEEFKDDLAKYNSNTTGLDKGIIKLEADRGAKLEIYKTLKSEIVKLSKNVTSIQPTVDEINNLLQAYGFLNFKIVPATEDGFYQIQRENGEIAAMTLSEGEVTFITFLYYLQLAKGSLDENTVNDERILVIDDPISSLDSNVLFVVSTLIKEILKDVRNNIGNIKQIILLTHNIYFHKEASFEGNNRGKGERNQYYILRKVNSVTRLFPYLDKNPISSSYDLLWNEIKDYKKNSGITVQNAMRRVIENYFSILGQKRDETLLSKFTNPQEKEIFRSLLSWINEGSHTLPDDLYVELPDQSIESYLKVFKEIFLHTHNIGHYNMMMGAEENEEILVE, from the coding sequence ATGATTAATTCAATTATTTTAAAAGGGGTAGCTACTTATGATTCAACAGATGGCATCCTAATAAATAATTTAAAAAGAGTAAATTTTTTATACGGAACCAACGGTTGTGGGAAAACTACTTTGTCTAATTTTTTACAAGAAACTGCTAACCCAATATTTGCAAATTGTAAAGTATCTTGGGTAGATGAGCAACCTATTAAGACATTAGTATACAATAAGTCATTTCGAGAACATAACTTCGGAAAAGGTAATATTAGTGGAGTCTTTACTTTGGGGCAAGCAACCACTGATGAAATAAAATTAATAGAAGAAAAAAAGGAAGAATTAAGAAAGATAAAAGATGAAGGTGGAAAATTAAAGGATACACTAAATAGTCAAATTGAAAAAAAGAAAAATTTAGAGAAGGAATTTACTGATGAATGTTGGAAGAAAATATACAAAAAATACGATAAGGAATTTAAAGATGCTTTTGTTGGTTCGATGAAATCCGGAGAATTATTTAAAAACAGACTTTTAAAAGAATTTTCTACTAATACAGCCAATCTAGAAAACTTAGAATTTTTAAAAGAAAAAGCAAAAACTATATTTGGCGAAGTACCTCAGAAAATAAAACTTATTAATGATATTATGTACAGAAATATAATATCAATTGAAAAAGATTCTATTTGGAATAAAATAATTGTTGGAAAAGCAGATGTCGATTTAGCTCGATTAATACAAAAGTTAAATATTAATGATTGGGTAAATGAGGGAAGAAAATATATACAAGAAAATGAAACTTGTCCATTTTGTCAACAAAAGACAATCACAAAAGATTTTAAAAAACAGTTAGAAAACTTCTTTGATGAAGTTTACATCAATGATTTAAAAAAGTTAAAAGATTTAAAGCAAGAATATAATTCTGCTAATGAGAATATTCTTAACGAGCTTAATGCAATTGAAATTGATCATAAGATTCTAAAAGATTCTAAATTAGATATTAATAAGTTTTCCGCATATCTAAAAACACTAATTAGCCAAAATACTACGAATAATGAACTCCTAAATAGTAAAATAAAAGAGCCTAGCAGGAAAATAGAGCTTATTTCTCTCGAAGAACAATTCGATTTAATCAAAAACTTAATTGATAAAGCAAATGATGACATTAAGAAGCATAATGAATTAGTAGAAAATTTTATTTCAGAAAAAGACAAGCTAACTCAAGAAATTTGGAAATTTTTGGTTGAGGAATTTAAAGATGACCTAGCAAAGTACAATTCAAATACTACCGGACTTGATAAAGGAATAATAAAATTAGAAGCAGACCGCGGTGCAAAGTTAGAAATTTATAAAACACTGAAAAGCGAGATTGTCAAGTTAAGCAAAAACGTTACTAGTATTCAGCCGACTGTTGATGAAATCAACAATCTATTGCAGGCTTACGGATTTCTAAATTTTAAAATAGTACCTGCAACTGAAGATGGATTTTATCAAATACAAAGAGAAAATGGAGAAATAGCAGCAATGACTTTAAGTGAGGGAGAAGTTACTTTCATTACTTTTCTATATTATTTACAACTTGCAAAAGGAAGCCTTGATGAAAACACAGTTAATGATGAGCGTATTTTGGTAATTGATGATCCAATTTCGAGCTTAGATAGTAATGTACTATTTGTTGTAAGCACTTTAATAAAAGAAATATTAAAAGATGTACGAAATAACATTGGAAATATTAAGCAAATTATTCTTTTGACTCATAATATCTATTTCCATAAAGAAGCTTCATTTGAAGGTAATAACAGAGGGAAGGGAGAAAGGAATCAATATTATATACTTCGTAAAGTAAACTCTGTTACTAGATTATTTCCTTATTTAGATAAAAATCCAATATCTTCTTCGTACGATTTATTATGGAATGAAATAAAGGATTATAAAAAGAATTCTGGTATCACTGTTCAAAATGCAATGAGAAGGGTAATCGAAAATTACTTTAGTATTTTAGGACAAAAGAGAGATGAGACATTGTTGTCAAAATTTACTAATCCTCAAGAAAAGGAAATTTTTAGATCATTATTGAGTTGGATAAATGAAGGCTCACATACTTTGCCTGATGATTTATATGTTGAACTTCCTGATCAGTCAATAGAATCTTATTTAAAAGTTTTTAAGGAAATATTTCTCCACACACATAATATTGGGCATTATAATATGATGATGGGTGCCGAAGAAAATGAAGAAATACTAGTAGAATAA
- a CDS encoding virulence-associated E family protein yields MEENKILYQIETETKTIFDRTLNYLNSKYSIRFNTISLELEIKLVSDKKWSPLNLNSLFIELVRAGIDIPINKLEILVRSHLIQQYNPIREYFENLENWDNDNHISKLCSYVKTTDDKSFQKYFEKWITRTVICALKPGYINKQCFVLFNTKQNSGKTSFLRFLIPASLEQYYTEDIGVDKDGLISLCKNLLVNIDELSVMSKTDVNILKSFISKNTVNARLPYDRKSSLMHRTASFCGSTNRSDFLTDETGSVRWQIFEVLEIDFNYSKEINIEKVWSQAYYNAFERKNYNPELTAEDIQENEKRNEKFKQVSLEQEIILNHFEKSKLQSEFLTPSDIMLAMNNALGVRLNIIKIGKALTAMNYERIKHPKRQVYGYLIRRKIDE; encoded by the coding sequence ATGGAAGAAAATAAGATTCTGTATCAAATTGAGACAGAAACGAAAACAATATTTGACAGAACGCTCAATTATTTGAATTCAAAATATTCAATTAGATTCAACACAATCTCTCTTGAGCTTGAAATTAAACTTGTTTCGGATAAAAAATGGTCACCACTCAATTTGAACTCATTATTTATAGAACTTGTCAGAGCAGGAATTGATATTCCGATTAATAAGTTGGAGATTCTGGTCAGAAGTCATTTGATTCAGCAGTACAATCCGATTCGGGAATATTTCGAAAACTTGGAAAATTGGGACAACGATAACCATATCAGTAAGCTTTGCAGTTATGTAAAGACGACCGATGATAAATCCTTCCAAAAGTATTTCGAGAAGTGGATAACCAGGACTGTAATTTGTGCATTGAAACCCGGCTACATCAACAAACAGTGTTTTGTGCTGTTCAATACTAAGCAAAACAGTGGAAAGACGAGTTTTCTGCGATTTCTCATTCCTGCAAGTCTTGAACAATATTATACAGAAGACATTGGTGTTGATAAAGATGGCTTAATTTCCTTATGTAAAAACCTTCTGGTCAATATTGATGAGCTTTCGGTAATGTCAAAAACAGATGTTAATATTCTTAAATCCTTCATTTCAAAAAATACCGTCAATGCACGTTTGCCTTACGATCGAAAATCATCATTGATGCACCGAACGGCTTCGTTTTGTGGGTCTACCAACCGGTCGGATTTTTTAACCGATGAAACCGGAAGTGTGCGGTGGCAGATTTTTGAAGTTTTGGAGATTGATTTCAATTATTCTAAGGAAATCAATATTGAAAAAGTTTGGTCACAAGCATACTATAATGCTTTTGAAAGAAAAAATTACAATCCTGAACTCACGGCTGAAGATATCCAGGAAAATGAAAAGCGGAATGAAAAATTCAAACAGGTATCCCTGGAACAGGAAATTATCCTTAATCATTTCGAAAAATCCAAACTGCAAAGTGAATTTCTGACGCCTTCGGACATTATGCTTGCTATGAACAATGCGCTTGGTGTACGGCTGAACATTATAAAAATTGGTAAAGCCTTGACCGCAATGAACTATGAAAGAATTAAACATCCGAAAAGACAAGTCTATGGATATTTGATCCGAAGGAAAATTGACGAATGA
- a CDS encoding toprim domain-containing protein: protein MNCKQFNSIPLEEVLFSLGHLPTKQNEKEAWYLNPFASESQASFKINKSLNYWYLFSEGIGGNNTDFMRKYLNASVSEVLVWAENHYFSSFQKQNVPYQKFENLPKNYEIIEIKNVQHPALLEYLRERKVQNQTEFLKQIHYQNNNKNYFGIGFKNDSGGYEIRNKYSKICLGKKDVTTIKNGSDSLRIFEGFFDFLSFKTIENQLAKGPSDYLILNSVSMIQNIKNSLEKYENIELYFDNDQAGNRAVEIIRNETKRIEDCRVLYSDFKDLNEYLTKKTEEVQKQYKSAFKR, encoded by the coding sequence ATGAACTGTAAACAATTCAACAGCATACCGTTGGAAGAAGTCCTCTTTTCTCTCGGACACCTTCCCACGAAACAAAATGAAAAAGAAGCTTGGTATCTCAACCCATTTGCCAGCGAATCCCAAGCCTCTTTTAAAATCAATAAAAGCCTAAACTATTGGTACCTCTTTTCAGAAGGAATTGGAGGTAATAATACCGATTTTATGAGGAAATATCTGAATGCTTCAGTAAGTGAAGTTTTAGTTTGGGCAGAGAATCACTATTTTTCTTCTTTTCAAAAGCAAAATGTTCCTTATCAGAAATTTGAGAATCTTCCGAAAAATTACGAGATAATTGAAATTAAAAATGTCCAGCATCCGGCACTCCTGGAATATTTGAGAGAAAGAAAAGTACAAAATCAAACCGAATTTTTAAAGCAAATCCATTATCAGAATAACAATAAAAACTATTTTGGAATTGGTTTCAAAAACGATTCAGGCGGTTACGAAATCCGCAATAAATATTCAAAAATCTGCTTAGGTAAAAAAGATGTCACAACCATTAAAAACGGTTCTGATTCACTTCGGATTTTCGAGGGATTTTTCGACTTTCTTTCTTTTAAAACTATAGAAAATCAATTGGCAAAAGGACCGTCTGATTATCTCATTTTGAACTCTGTCTCTATGATTCAAAATATTAAAAATTCTCTTGAAAAATATGAAAATATTGAGCTTTATTTTGATAATGACCAAGCCGGGAATCGTGCTGTAGAAATCATTCGAAATGAAACAAAAAGAATAGAAGATTGCCGGGTTCTCTATTCAGATTTCAAGGACTTGAATGAATATCTTACAAAGAAAACCGAGGAAGTTCAAAAACAATATAAATCTGCATTTAAGAGATGA